A window from Gallus gallus isolate bGalGal1 chromosome 5, bGalGal1.mat.broiler.GRCg7b, whole genome shotgun sequence encodes these proteins:
- the SIX5 gene encoding homeobox protein SIX4 isoform X2, giving the protein MSSASPADEITIKQENVMEILSDAGKVPPDGAAALSPAPPPPPAAAPFPMEHGAAAGEEGSAEPVLLHTELLARNHHAAAASPSSSSSSSSSSSSSQPPLAFSPDHVACVCEALQQGGNLDRLARFLWSLPPSDLLRGNESLMKARALVAFHQGIYAELYSILESHNFDSSNHPLLQELWYKARYTEAERARGKPLGAVDKYRLRRKYPLPRTIWDGEETVYCFKEKSRNALKELYKQNRYPSPAEKRNLAKITGLSLTQVSNWFKNRRQRDRNPSETQSKSESDGNPSTEDESSKGQEDLSPHPLSSSSDGVTSLSLPSHMEPVYMQQLGNTKIALSSSGVLLNGNLVPASSSPVFLNGSSFLQGPNGVILNGLSVGASQPVTLNSPKTTSSAVSNGVSITDIMSSSSEDVKDFKLLQASVPNTAADTFSPSNIPVSFSGLIPSSEVKRESTQTVASQDGGSVVTFTAPVQINQYGIVQIPNSGTNGQLLNGSIGFSSLQLPPVSVAASQDNVSVNSSTSDGGTFTSDSSTVQQGKVFFSPLAPSAVVYTVPNSGQAVGSVKQEGLERSLVFSQLMPVGQNTQLNVNMSSENISSGGLQSLASSLVNVTPSHNFSLTPPTLLNAAELSSGISESQSMSSPVTSTSTVISISNTNYATLQNCSLITSQDLLSISTAQPALGEIVFTTGDRVSHPSAQLHQDFVREHR; this is encoded by the exons ATGTCTTCTGCCTCCCCCGCGGACGAGATCACGATCAAGCAGGAAAATGTGATGGAAATCCTCTCCGACGCCGGCAAGGTGCCCCCGGACGGAGCGGCCGCGCtgagccccgcgccgccgcccccccccgccgccgccccgttCCCCATGGAGCACGGAGCCGCCGCCGGGGAGGAGGGCAGCGCCGAGCCCGTCCTGCTCCACACGGAACTTTTGGCCCGGAACCACcacgccgccgccgcctctccctcctcctcctcctcgtcgtCCTCTTCGTCGTCCTCCTCGCAGCCCCCCCTGGCTTTCTCCCCGGACCACGTCGCGTGTGTGTGCGAGGCGCTGCAGCAGGGGGGCAACCTGGACCGCCTGGCCCGGTTCCTGTGGTCTTTGCCCCCGAGCGATCTGCTACGTGGCAACGAGAGCCTGATGAAAGCCCGGGCGCTGGTGGCTTTCCACCAGGGCATCTACGCCGAGCTCTACAGCATCCTGGAGAGCCACAACTTCGACTCGTCCAACCACccgctgctgcaggagctgtggtACAAAGCTCGCTACACCGAGGCGGAGCGAGCCCGGGGCAAACCCCTGGGGGCGGTGGACAAGTACCGGCTGCGGAGGAAATACCCCCTGCCCCGCACCATCTGGGACGGCGAGGAGACGGTGTACTGCTTCAAGGAGAAGTCCCGCAACGCCCTCAAGGAGCTCTACAAGCAGAACCGCTACCCCTCGCCGGCCGAGAAACGCAACCTGGCCAAGATCACCGGGCTGTCCCTCACGCAGGTCAGCAACTGGTTCAAGAACCGCCGCCAGCGGGACCGCAACCCGTCCGAGACGCAGTCCAAAAG CGAATCAGATGGCAACCCCAGCACGGAGGATGAGTCCAGTAAGGGGCAGGAGGATTTATCCCCACATCCGCTCTCCAGCTCGTCCGACGGAGTCACCAGCCTCAGCCTTCCCAGCCACATGGAGCCCGTCTACATGCAGCAGCTTGGAAACACTAAAATAGCCTTGAGCTCATCTGGTGTCCTGTTGAATGGGAACCTCGTGCCCGCCAGTAGCTCTCCCGTCTTTCTCAATGGTAGCTCTTTTCTTCAGGGACCCAACGGCGTCATTCTCAATGGACTCAGCGTGGGGGCTTCGCAGCCGGTAACTTTAAATTCACCCAAAACCACTTCAAGTGCTGTGAGCAACGGGGTGTCCATCACTGACATCATGTCGTCTTCTTCAGAAGATGTAAAGGACTTCAAACTCCTCCAGGCTTCGGTCCCCAACACGGCAGCAGACACGTTCAGCCCCAGCAACATACCGGTCTCCTTCTCGGGATTGATACCGAGCTCAGAAGTGAAAAGGGAAAGCACACAAACTGTTGCTTCCCAAGATGGAGGCTCTGTAGTTACTTTTACTGCTCCTGTCCAAATAAACCAGTATGGCATTGTCCAGATCCCCAATTCAGGAACAAATGGCCAGTTGCTGAACGGAAGCATCGgtttctcttctctgcagctgcctCCTGTTTCTGTGGCAGCTTCTCAAG ATAACGTGTCAGTAAATTCTAGCACATCAGATGGAGGAACTTTCACAAGCGACTCTTCGACGGTGCAACAAGGAAAGGTTTTCTTCAGCCCCCTCGCCCCGAGCGCCGTCGTTTATACAGTTCCCAATTCAGGTCAGGCGGTGGGATCTGTCAAGCAGGAAGGACTGGAAAGAAGCCTTGTGTTTTCTCAGTTGATGCCAGTTGGTCAGAACACGCAACTCAATGTAAACAtgtcttctgaaaatatatCCAGCGGAGGACTCCAGTCCCTGGCCTCCTCGCTAGTGAATGTAACGCCCTCACATAATTTCTCCCTCACGCCACCGACTCTTTTAAATGCTGCAGAACTGAGCTCTGGTATCTCCGAGAGCCAGTCCATGTCATCGCCCGTAACCAGTACCTCTACCGTGATATCTATCAGCAACACTAACTATGCAACTCTTCAGAACTGCTCCCTCATTACCAGTCAAGATCTGTTGTCCATCTCTACAGCACAGCCCGCGCTTGGAGAAATCGTTTTTACGACCGGAGACCGTGTGAGCCACCCATCTGCACAGCTACACCAGGATTTTGTCCGAGAGCACAG ATAA
- the SIX5 gene encoding homeobox protein SIX4 isoform X1 translates to MSSASPADEITIKQENVMEILSDAGKVPPDGAAALSPAPPPPPAAAPFPMEHGAAAGEEGSAEPVLLHTELLARNHHAAAASPSSSSSSSSSSSSSQPPLAFSPDHVACVCEALQQGGNLDRLARFLWSLPPSDLLRGNESLMKARALVAFHQGIYAELYSILESHNFDSSNHPLLQELWYKARYTEAERARGKPLGAVDKYRLRRKYPLPRTIWDGEETVYCFKEKSRNALKELYKQNRYPSPAEKRNLAKITGLSLTQVSNWFKNRRQRDRNPSETQSKSESDGNPSTEDESSKGQEDLSPHPLSSSSDGVTSLSLPSHMEPVYMQQLGNTKIALSSSGVLLNGNLVPASSSPVFLNGSSFLQGPNGVILNGLSVGASQPVTLNSPKTTSSAVSNGVSITDIMSSSSEDVKDFKLLQASVPNTAADTFSPSNIPVSFSGLIPSSEVKRESTQTVASQDGGSVVTFTAPVQINQYGIVQIPNSGTNGQLLNGSIGFSSLQLPPVSVAASQDNVSVNSSTSDGGTFTSDSSTVQQGKVFFSPLAPSAVVYTVPNSGQAVGSVKQEGLERSLVFSQLMPVGQNTQLNVNMSSENISSGGLQSLASSLVNVTPSHNFSLTPPTLLNAAELSSGISESQSMSSPVTSTSTVISISNTNYATLQNCSLITSQDLLSISTAQPALGEIVFTTGDRVSHPSAQLHQDFVREHRLVLQAVPDIKENFLPNSESKSTGSLMMLDSKSKYVMSNMVDTVCEELDTDKKELAKLQTVQMDEDMQDL, encoded by the exons ATGTCTTCTGCCTCCCCCGCGGACGAGATCACGATCAAGCAGGAAAATGTGATGGAAATCCTCTCCGACGCCGGCAAGGTGCCCCCGGACGGAGCGGCCGCGCtgagccccgcgccgccgcccccccccgccgccgccccgttCCCCATGGAGCACGGAGCCGCCGCCGGGGAGGAGGGCAGCGCCGAGCCCGTCCTGCTCCACACGGAACTTTTGGCCCGGAACCACcacgccgccgccgcctctccctcctcctcctcctcgtcgtCCTCTTCGTCGTCCTCCTCGCAGCCCCCCCTGGCTTTCTCCCCGGACCACGTCGCGTGTGTGTGCGAGGCGCTGCAGCAGGGGGGCAACCTGGACCGCCTGGCCCGGTTCCTGTGGTCTTTGCCCCCGAGCGATCTGCTACGTGGCAACGAGAGCCTGATGAAAGCCCGGGCGCTGGTGGCTTTCCACCAGGGCATCTACGCCGAGCTCTACAGCATCCTGGAGAGCCACAACTTCGACTCGTCCAACCACccgctgctgcaggagctgtggtACAAAGCTCGCTACACCGAGGCGGAGCGAGCCCGGGGCAAACCCCTGGGGGCGGTGGACAAGTACCGGCTGCGGAGGAAATACCCCCTGCCCCGCACCATCTGGGACGGCGAGGAGACGGTGTACTGCTTCAAGGAGAAGTCCCGCAACGCCCTCAAGGAGCTCTACAAGCAGAACCGCTACCCCTCGCCGGCCGAGAAACGCAACCTGGCCAAGATCACCGGGCTGTCCCTCACGCAGGTCAGCAACTGGTTCAAGAACCGCCGCCAGCGGGACCGCAACCCGTCCGAGACGCAGTCCAAAAG CGAATCAGATGGCAACCCCAGCACGGAGGATGAGTCCAGTAAGGGGCAGGAGGATTTATCCCCACATCCGCTCTCCAGCTCGTCCGACGGAGTCACCAGCCTCAGCCTTCCCAGCCACATGGAGCCCGTCTACATGCAGCAGCTTGGAAACACTAAAATAGCCTTGAGCTCATCTGGTGTCCTGTTGAATGGGAACCTCGTGCCCGCCAGTAGCTCTCCCGTCTTTCTCAATGGTAGCTCTTTTCTTCAGGGACCCAACGGCGTCATTCTCAATGGACTCAGCGTGGGGGCTTCGCAGCCGGTAACTTTAAATTCACCCAAAACCACTTCAAGTGCTGTGAGCAACGGGGTGTCCATCACTGACATCATGTCGTCTTCTTCAGAAGATGTAAAGGACTTCAAACTCCTCCAGGCTTCGGTCCCCAACACGGCAGCAGACACGTTCAGCCCCAGCAACATACCGGTCTCCTTCTCGGGATTGATACCGAGCTCAGAAGTGAAAAGGGAAAGCACACAAACTGTTGCTTCCCAAGATGGAGGCTCTGTAGTTACTTTTACTGCTCCTGTCCAAATAAACCAGTATGGCATTGTCCAGATCCCCAATTCAGGAACAAATGGCCAGTTGCTGAACGGAAGCATCGgtttctcttctctgcagctgcctCCTGTTTCTGTGGCAGCTTCTCAAG ATAACGTGTCAGTAAATTCTAGCACATCAGATGGAGGAACTTTCACAAGCGACTCTTCGACGGTGCAACAAGGAAAGGTTTTCTTCAGCCCCCTCGCCCCGAGCGCCGTCGTTTATACAGTTCCCAATTCAGGTCAGGCGGTGGGATCTGTCAAGCAGGAAGGACTGGAAAGAAGCCTTGTGTTTTCTCAGTTGATGCCAGTTGGTCAGAACACGCAACTCAATGTAAACAtgtcttctgaaaatatatCCAGCGGAGGACTCCAGTCCCTGGCCTCCTCGCTAGTGAATGTAACGCCCTCACATAATTTCTCCCTCACGCCACCGACTCTTTTAAATGCTGCAGAACTGAGCTCTGGTATCTCCGAGAGCCAGTCCATGTCATCGCCCGTAACCAGTACCTCTACCGTGATATCTATCAGCAACACTAACTATGCAACTCTTCAGAACTGCTCCCTCATTACCAGTCAAGATCTGTTGTCCATCTCTACAGCACAGCCCGCGCTTGGAGAAATCGTTTTTACGACCGGAGACCGTGTGAGCCACCCATCTGCACAGCTACACCAGGATTTTGTCCGAGAGCACAGGTTGGTTCTGCAAGCTGTACCAGACATCAAAGAGAATTTCTTGCCTAATTCGGAAAGCAAATCAACCGGCAGTTTAATGATGCTGGATTCGAAATCCAAGTATGTTATGAGTAACATGGTTGACACGGTTTGTGAAGAGCTGGACACGGACAAAAAGGAACTTGCCAAACTGCAGACAGTTCAGATGGATGAAGATATGCAAGacttataa
- the LOC121111016 gene encoding uncharacterized protein LOC121111016 isoform X1, translated as MRQKEEFPAERRRLCPTWLGVRSAAVGDVPSRRVPSDPIASHRIAAHPGGSVAAWGGGDLSPPISDATGQCGAGVTPQMAHSLLSAASSGFEILERGKQHNAAFRGNRLCAQQIRAVDKLTALRRVYDFIDLRQRLASMETALLAPEPRRGTSGFVLLDLGKAHLYRARCTVGHVGAGREDCKVKTPLVAMAILGGCEHSQELNFQTSRKLWP; from the exons ATGCGACAGAAAGAAGAATTCCCCGCGGAACGGCG GCGACTGTGCCCGACGTGGCTCGGGGTGCGATCTGCGGCGGTCGGGGACGTCCCATCCCGTCGCGTCCCATCAGATCCCATCGCATCTCATCGCATCGCAGCCCATCCCGGTGGGTCGGTGGCAGCGTGGGGCGGAGGGGACCTTTCACCTCCCATTAGCGATGCCACCGGGCAGTGCGGGGCCGGGGTCACCCCGCAGATGGCACACAGTCTGCTCAGCGCCGCCAGCTCCGGCTTTGAAATTTTAGAGAGGGGAAAG cagcacaaCGCAGCTTTCCGGGGGAATCGGCTCTGCGCGCAGCAGATCAGAGCGGTGGATAAGCTCACCGCCCTGCGCCGGGTGTATGATTTCATCGACCTTCGGCAGCGCCTCGCCTCCATGGAGACTGCACTCCTCGCTCCTGAGCCCCGCCGGGGTACTTCAGGGTTCGTGCTCCTGGATCTCGGAAAGGCACATCTGTACAG GGCACGTTGCACCGTGGGACACGtgggagctgggagagaggaCTGCAAAGTGAAGACTCCATTGGTGGCCATGGCCATTTTGggaggatgtgagcacagccaG GAACTCAATTTTCAGACTAGTAGGAAGCTGTGGCCGTAA